A single region of the Manihot esculenta cultivar AM560-2 chromosome 12, M.esculenta_v8, whole genome shotgun sequence genome encodes:
- the LOC110627911 gene encoding probable protein phosphatase 2C 14 has translation MFLQKMNANPTAELPSNPVVSCSLKRKRPPKIEIPNVLQEIQADKLKFKDLTPRNDPVCFSGMGVGVSAIKGNKKFMEDTHKIVSCLNGSSNKGFFGVYDGHGGRKAAEFVAENLHTNILEMMVNCTGNVSKEEAVKAGYLKTDQEFLKQGVVSGACCVTALIEGEEVVVSNLGDCRAVLCRGGVAEALTKDHRVEHEEERKRIETKGGYVEIHRGAWRVHGVLSVSRSIGDAHLKDWVMAEPDTMILQLTPDTEFLVLASDGLWEEVGNQEAVDTVISLCKNQKKLGSIRDIQREDDVCHGCVNVSPSSKLRRVSLVKHQKGSKQSPRNKQTVDSGKDLQDDYACENESPPTKSRRISLFKRKNTKVDSPNKENSAHKKGPASMGLGAACKELVNLAVRRGSLDDITVMIIDLNHFRCNN, from the exons ATGTTTTTGCAAAAAATGAACGCGAACCCCACCGCAGAACTGCCTTCTAATCCAGTTGTTTCTTGTTCTTTGAAGCGAAAGAGACCACCCAAGATTGAGATCCCAAATGTGTTGCAAGAAATTCAGGCTGATAAGCTCAAGTTCAAAGACCTCACCCCCAGAAATGATCCCGTTTGTTTCAGTGGAATGGGTGTTGGCGTCTCTGCTATCAAAGGCAATAAAAAGTTCATGGAAGATACCCACAAGATAGTTTCTTGCTTAAACGGCAGCTCAAACAAA GGCTTTTTTGGTGTTTATGATGGGCATGGAGGGAGAAAAGCTGCGGAGTTTGTTGCAGAGAATTTACATACCAACATTCTCGAAATGATGGTGAATTGTACAGGAAATGTATCCAAGGAGGAAGCTGTTAAAGCTGGGTACTTGAAAACAGACCAAGAGTTCTTGAAACAG GGCGTAGTCAGTGGTGCCTGCTGTGTCACAGCATTGATTGAAGGGGAAGAGGTTGTTGTCTCAAACTTGGGAGATTGCAGGGCTGTTCTTTGTAGAGGAGGAGTGGCTGAAGCCCTTACAAAAGATCATAGAGTAGAACACGAGGAAGAACGAAAAAGAATTGAGACTAAG GGAGGATATGTTGAGATCCATCGAGGTGCGTGGAGAGTCCATGGTGTCCTTTCTGTTTCTAGAAGCATTGGAGATGCTCATCTGAAGGACTGGGTAATGGCCGAGCCTGATACAATGATCCTACAGCTGACGCCGGACACTGAGTTTCTAGTCTTAGCTTCTGATGGACTATGGGAAGAG GTTGGGAACCAAGAAGCTGTTGATACTGTGATTTCATTGTGTAAAAATCAGAAGAAATTGGGATCCATTCGAGATATTCAAAGAGAGGATGATGTTTGTCATGGCTGTGTCAATGTAAGTCCTTCATCAAAGTTGCGAAGGGTGTCCTTGGTCAAGCATCAAAAGGGTTCAAAACAATCACCAAGAAACAAGCAAACAGTTGATAGCGGGAAAGATCTGCAAGATGATTATGCATGTGAAAATGAAAGTCCTCCTACAAAGTCGAGAAGGATTTCATTGTTCAAGCGAAAAAACACCAAGGTTGATTCACCTAATAAAGAAAACAGTGCCCATAAGAAGGGACCTGCCTCTATGGGGCTTGGGGCTGCTTGTAAAGAGCTTGTGAACCTTGCTGTGAGAAGAGGTAGTCTGGATGACATTACTGTGATGATAATTGATTTGAATCACTTCAGATGTAACAACTGA